One genomic window of Misgurnus anguillicaudatus chromosome 12, ASM2758022v2, whole genome shotgun sequence includes the following:
- the supt20 gene encoding transcription factor SPT20 homolog isoform X1, which yields MQQVLEYALDRAEYIVESARQRPAKRRVSSSGRKSLYQKLYELYIEECEKEPELKKLRRNVNLLEKLVSQESVSCLVVNLYPGNEGYSLMLRGKNGSDSETIRLRYEEGELLEYLDAEELPPILVDLLEKSQVNIFHCGCVIAEVRDYRQSGNAKMPTYQSRHVLLRPTMQTLICDVHAMTSDQHKWTQDDKLQLESQLILATAEPLCLDPSISVTCTTNRLLYNKQKMNTRSMRRCFRRHSRAALNRQQEMMNHCPTLPQLRLLDYLQRRKERKPAPSIDLKISKAGNCVDMWKQSSCQLTIPADIDVEKYAVAEKSVKLDENQPTVWPSQDVRDDYIFECEVGGQPQRTKVTIFQSMGDPLVYGKIYSAKDSRSEDDVTDLHLIHPPFLIGSKTDAERFLMQYKEVYERDVKCPVKMVHNSGIVGPQGQISPTRETEADGFSALVQSSVLGKGVKHRPPPIKLPAGSACSSSGNPYSTQASTGHLKCPTPPPTKNQSLSRKHSMELGLLSPAALSPMQRSGTPKPSTPTPTNTPCSTPHPADIQSATPSVTPTPQDPTLTQQPTLLTSFAQQQMALNQGLPVMTIPLPTSGTTTSQVMTNPAGLNFINVVGSVCSPQTLMGGSNPMLGSGIPLSGLLPSGGLMSGALPAMQPTAPTAGGPFSLNSSPGLRPLNLLQIPTGPLIFNSLQQQQLSQFSPQQQSSHSATSSPQQQGESADAGLTPDQGLSAQQTAVINLTGVGSFMSPQAAVLSQLGCGLDGSGPGLPSPRLQQQHQPQIQLQFLQHQMQQQQMGMAVGAAAQAALPRQHSANQPRSKRKRSTPQPLPKS from the exons atg CAACAAGTTCTAGAATATGCATTGGATCGGGCTGAG TACATTGTTGAAAGTGCTCGTCAGCGACCGGCGAAGAGACGAGTGTCCTCAAGTGGAAGGAAATCCTTATATCAGAAACTTTATGAATTGTACATTGAAGAGTGTGAAAAGGAACCCGAGTTGAAG AAACTGAGAAGAAATGTGAATCTACTAGAGAAACTTGTATCGCAAGAGTCGGTCTCATGTCTGGTGGTCAACTTGTATCCTGGAAATGAAGGATATTCTCTCATGCTCCGAGGAAAGAATGGATCTG ATTCAGAAACGATTCGTCTTCGATATGAGGAGGGAGAGTTGCTGGAGTACCTGGATGCTGAGGAGCTGCCGCCCATCCTCGTAGACCTTTTAGAAAAATCACAA GTGAACATTTTTCACTGTGGCTGCGTCATAGCAGAGGTCAGGGACTACAGACAGTCCGGCAATGCAAAAATGCCCACCTACCAGAGCCGACACGTACTGCTGAGACCCACTATGCAG ACCCTGATCTGTGATGTTCATGCTATGACAAGTGATCAACACAAGTGGACACAG GATGATAAACTTCAGCTGGAGAGTCAATTGATTTTGGCTACAGCAGAACCGTTGTGTCTGGATCCCTCGATATCTGTCACCTGCACCACCAACCGTCTACTCTACAACAAGCAGAAGATGAACACGCGATCAATGAGACG GTGTTTTAGAAGACACTCGCGAGCGGCTCTGAACCGACAGCAGGAGATGATGAACCACTGCCCAACGCTGCCCCAGCTCAGACTCCTGGACTACCTGCAGAGGAGGAAAGAGAGGAAACCCGCTCCATCAATAGACCTCAAGATCTCCAAAGCTGGAAAT TGTGTTGATATGTGGAAACAGAGCAGCTGTCAGCTCACCATCCCTGCAGATATTGAT GTGGAGAAATACGCAGTGGCGGAGAAGTCAGTCAAACTAGATGAGAATCAGCCTACTGTTTGGCCTTCACAG GACGTAAGAGACGACTACATTTTCGAGTGCGAGGTGGGAGGGCAGCCACAGAGAACGAAAGTCACGATCTTCCAGTCTATGGGGGACCCGCTCGTGTACGGCAAAATTTACAGCGCCAAAGACTCCAGATCGGAGGACGACGTCACAGACCTGCATCTCATCCACCCACC ATTCCTCATTGGTTCAAAAACAGATGCCGAGCG GTTTTTGATGCAGTATAAGGAAGTGTACGAGCGAGACGTGAAGTGTCCGGTTAAAATGGTACACAACTCGGGCATCGTGGGGCCGCAGGGTCAGATCTCCCCGACCCGAGAGACTGAG GCTGATGGTTTCTCAGCATTGGTCCAGTCTTCGGTTTTAGGCAAGGGTGTCAAACACAGACCGCCTCCTATTAAACTGCCAGCCGGCTCAGCTTGCAGCTCCTCAG GTAATCCGTACAGTACACAGGCCTCCACCGGCCATCTCAAGTGCCCGACCCCTCCACCCACAAAGAACCAGTCGCTTTCCCGAAAACACTCCATGGAACTTGGCCTGCTGTCCCCTGCTGCTCTCTCGCCCATGCAGA GATCAGGAACACCCAAGCCCTCCACGCCCACACCCACCAACACGCCCTGCTCTACGCCACACCCTGCCGATATTCAGAGTGCCACACCCTCAGTAACGCCCACCCCTCAGGACCCCACGCTCACACAGCAGCCTACCCTACTGACTTCGTTTGCACAGCAGCAGATGGCCCTGAATCAGGGTCTGCCCGTCATGACGATCCCCTTACCCACATCCGGCACCACTACTTCACAGGTCATGACCAACCCAGCTGGGCTGAACTTCATCAACGTGGTGGGCTCTGTTTG TAGTCCACAGACTCTGATGGGCGGCTCGAACCCAATGCTGGGCTCTGGCATCCCCCTGAGTGGACTTCTCCCTTCTGGTGGTCTCATGTCTGGGGCATTGCCTGCCATGCAGCCTACTGCTCCAACAG CAGGTGGACCCTTCAGCCTGAACAGCAGCCCGGGACTACGACCGCTCAACCTTTTGCAG ATCCCCACAGGGCCACTGATTTTTAATTCTTTACAGCAGCAGCAATTGTCTCAGTTTTCCCCACAGCAGCAAAGCAGCCACTCCGCCACTTCCAGCCCCCAGCAGCAGGGGGAGTCG GCTGATGCTGGACTGACGCCAGATCAGGGGCTTTCCGCCCAACAGACCGCGGTCATCAACCTCACCGGAGTGGGAAGCTTCATGTCTCCTCAGGCAGCAG TGCTGTCCCAGCTGGGTTGTGGTCTGGATGGGTCCGGCCCCGGCCTGCCATCCCCGAGGCTCCAGCAACAGCACCAGCCACAGATCCAA
- the supt20 gene encoding transcription factor SPT20 homolog isoform X4, with translation MQQVLEYALDRAEYIVESARQRPAKRRVSSSGRKSLYQKLYELYIEECEKEPELKKLRRNVNLLEKLVSQESVSCLVVNLYPGNEGYSLMLRGKNGSDSETIRLRYEEGELLEYLDAEELPPILVDLLEKSQVNIFHCGCVIAEVRDYRQSGNAKMPTYQSRHVLLRPTMQTLICDVHAMTSDQHKWTQDDKLQLESQLILATAEPLCLDPSISVTCTTNRLLYNKQKMNTRSMRRCFRRHSRAALNRQQEMMNHCPTLPQLRLLDYLQRRKERKPAPSIDLKISKAGNCVDMWKQSSCQLTIPADIDVEKYAVAEKSVKLDENQPTVWPSQDVRDDYIFECEVGGQPQRTKVTIFQSMGDPLVYGKIYSAKDSRSEDDVTDLHLIHPPFLIGSKTDAERFLMQYKEVYERDVKCPVKMVHNSGIVGPQGQISPTRETEADGFSALVQSSVLGKGVKHRPPPIKLPAGSACSSSGNPYSTQASTGHLKCPTPPPTKNQSLSRKHSMELGLLSPAALSPMQRSGTPKPSTPTPTNTPCSTPHPADIQSATPSVTPTPQDPTLTQQPTLLTSFAQQQMALNQGLPVMTIPLPTSGTTTSQVMTNPAGLNFINVVGSVCPQTLMGGSNPMLGSGIPLSGLLPSGGLMSGALPAMQPTAPTGGPFSLNSSPGLRPLNLLQIPTGPLIFNSLQQQQLSQFSPQQQSSHSATSSPQQQGESADAGLTPDQGLSAQQTAVINLTGVGSFMSPQAAVLSQLGCGLDGSGPGLPSPRLQQQHQPQIQLQFLQHQMQQQQMGMAVGAAAQAALPRQHSANQPRSKRKRSTPQPLPKS, from the exons atg CAACAAGTTCTAGAATATGCATTGGATCGGGCTGAG TACATTGTTGAAAGTGCTCGTCAGCGACCGGCGAAGAGACGAGTGTCCTCAAGTGGAAGGAAATCCTTATATCAGAAACTTTATGAATTGTACATTGAAGAGTGTGAAAAGGAACCCGAGTTGAAG AAACTGAGAAGAAATGTGAATCTACTAGAGAAACTTGTATCGCAAGAGTCGGTCTCATGTCTGGTGGTCAACTTGTATCCTGGAAATGAAGGATATTCTCTCATGCTCCGAGGAAAGAATGGATCTG ATTCAGAAACGATTCGTCTTCGATATGAGGAGGGAGAGTTGCTGGAGTACCTGGATGCTGAGGAGCTGCCGCCCATCCTCGTAGACCTTTTAGAAAAATCACAA GTGAACATTTTTCACTGTGGCTGCGTCATAGCAGAGGTCAGGGACTACAGACAGTCCGGCAATGCAAAAATGCCCACCTACCAGAGCCGACACGTACTGCTGAGACCCACTATGCAG ACCCTGATCTGTGATGTTCATGCTATGACAAGTGATCAACACAAGTGGACACAG GATGATAAACTTCAGCTGGAGAGTCAATTGATTTTGGCTACAGCAGAACCGTTGTGTCTGGATCCCTCGATATCTGTCACCTGCACCACCAACCGTCTACTCTACAACAAGCAGAAGATGAACACGCGATCAATGAGACG GTGTTTTAGAAGACACTCGCGAGCGGCTCTGAACCGACAGCAGGAGATGATGAACCACTGCCCAACGCTGCCCCAGCTCAGACTCCTGGACTACCTGCAGAGGAGGAAAGAGAGGAAACCCGCTCCATCAATAGACCTCAAGATCTCCAAAGCTGGAAAT TGTGTTGATATGTGGAAACAGAGCAGCTGTCAGCTCACCATCCCTGCAGATATTGAT GTGGAGAAATACGCAGTGGCGGAGAAGTCAGTCAAACTAGATGAGAATCAGCCTACTGTTTGGCCTTCACAG GACGTAAGAGACGACTACATTTTCGAGTGCGAGGTGGGAGGGCAGCCACAGAGAACGAAAGTCACGATCTTCCAGTCTATGGGGGACCCGCTCGTGTACGGCAAAATTTACAGCGCCAAAGACTCCAGATCGGAGGACGACGTCACAGACCTGCATCTCATCCACCCACC ATTCCTCATTGGTTCAAAAACAGATGCCGAGCG GTTTTTGATGCAGTATAAGGAAGTGTACGAGCGAGACGTGAAGTGTCCGGTTAAAATGGTACACAACTCGGGCATCGTGGGGCCGCAGGGTCAGATCTCCCCGACCCGAGAGACTGAG GCTGATGGTTTCTCAGCATTGGTCCAGTCTTCGGTTTTAGGCAAGGGTGTCAAACACAGACCGCCTCCTATTAAACTGCCAGCCGGCTCAGCTTGCAGCTCCTCAG GTAATCCGTACAGTACACAGGCCTCCACCGGCCATCTCAAGTGCCCGACCCCTCCACCCACAAAGAACCAGTCGCTTTCCCGAAAACACTCCATGGAACTTGGCCTGCTGTCCCCTGCTGCTCTCTCGCCCATGCAGA GATCAGGAACACCCAAGCCCTCCACGCCCACACCCACCAACACGCCCTGCTCTACGCCACACCCTGCCGATATTCAGAGTGCCACACCCTCAGTAACGCCCACCCCTCAGGACCCCACGCTCACACAGCAGCCTACCCTACTGACTTCGTTTGCACAGCAGCAGATGGCCCTGAATCAGGGTCTGCCCGTCATGACGATCCCCTTACCCACATCCGGCACCACTACTTCACAGGTCATGACCAACCCAGCTGGGCTGAACTTCATCAACGTGGTGGGCTCTGTTTG TCCACAGACTCTGATGGGCGGCTCGAACCCAATGCTGGGCTCTGGCATCCCCCTGAGTGGACTTCTCCCTTCTGGTGGTCTCATGTCTGGGGCATTGCCTGCCATGCAGCCTACTGCTCCAACAG GTGGACCCTTCAGCCTGAACAGCAGCCCGGGACTACGACCGCTCAACCTTTTGCAG ATCCCCACAGGGCCACTGATTTTTAATTCTTTACAGCAGCAGCAATTGTCTCAGTTTTCCCCACAGCAGCAAAGCAGCCACTCCGCCACTTCCAGCCCCCAGCAGCAGGGGGAGTCG GCTGATGCTGGACTGACGCCAGATCAGGGGCTTTCCGCCCAACAGACCGCGGTCATCAACCTCACCGGAGTGGGAAGCTTCATGTCTCCTCAGGCAGCAG TGCTGTCCCAGCTGGGTTGTGGTCTGGATGGGTCCGGCCCCGGCCTGCCATCCCCGAGGCTCCAGCAACAGCACCAGCCACAGATCCAA
- the supt20 gene encoding transcription factor SPT20 homolog isoform X2: MQQVLEYALDRAEYIVESARQRPAKRRVSSSGRKSLYQKLYELYIEECEKEPELKKLRRNVNLLEKLVSQESVSCLVVNLYPGNEGYSLMLRGKNGSDSETIRLRYEEGELLEYLDAEELPPILVDLLEKSQVNIFHCGCVIAEVRDYRQSGNAKMPTYQSRHVLLRPTMQTLICDVHAMTSDQHKWTQDDKLQLESQLILATAEPLCLDPSISVTCTTNRLLYNKQKMNTRSMRRCFRRHSRAALNRQQEMMNHCPTLPQLRLLDYLQRRKERKPAPSIDLKISKAGNCVDMWKQSSCQLTIPADIDVEKYAVAEKSVKLDENQPTVWPSQDVRDDYIFECEVGGQPQRTKVTIFQSMGDPLVYGKIYSAKDSRSEDDVTDLHLIHPPFLIGSKTDAERFLMQYKEVYERDVKCPVKMVHNSGIVGPQGQISPTRETEADGFSALVQSSVLGKGVKHRPPPIKLPAGSACSSSGNPYSTQASTGHLKCPTPPPTKNQSLSRKHSMELGLLSPAALSPMQRSGTPKPSTPTPTNTPCSTPHPADIQSATPSVTPTPQDPTLTQQPTLLTSFAQQQMALNQGLPVMTIPLPTSGTTTSQVMTNPAGLNFINVVGSVCPQTLMGGSNPMLGSGIPLSGLLPSGGLMSGALPAMQPTAPTAGGPFSLNSSPGLRPLNLLQIPTGPLIFNSLQQQQLSQFSPQQQSSHSATSSPQQQGESADAGLTPDQGLSAQQTAVINLTGVGSFMSPQAAVLSQLGCGLDGSGPGLPSPRLQQQHQPQIQLQFLQHQMQQQQMGMAVGAAAQAALPRQHSANQPRSKRKRSTPQPLPKS, from the exons atg CAACAAGTTCTAGAATATGCATTGGATCGGGCTGAG TACATTGTTGAAAGTGCTCGTCAGCGACCGGCGAAGAGACGAGTGTCCTCAAGTGGAAGGAAATCCTTATATCAGAAACTTTATGAATTGTACATTGAAGAGTGTGAAAAGGAACCCGAGTTGAAG AAACTGAGAAGAAATGTGAATCTACTAGAGAAACTTGTATCGCAAGAGTCGGTCTCATGTCTGGTGGTCAACTTGTATCCTGGAAATGAAGGATATTCTCTCATGCTCCGAGGAAAGAATGGATCTG ATTCAGAAACGATTCGTCTTCGATATGAGGAGGGAGAGTTGCTGGAGTACCTGGATGCTGAGGAGCTGCCGCCCATCCTCGTAGACCTTTTAGAAAAATCACAA GTGAACATTTTTCACTGTGGCTGCGTCATAGCAGAGGTCAGGGACTACAGACAGTCCGGCAATGCAAAAATGCCCACCTACCAGAGCCGACACGTACTGCTGAGACCCACTATGCAG ACCCTGATCTGTGATGTTCATGCTATGACAAGTGATCAACACAAGTGGACACAG GATGATAAACTTCAGCTGGAGAGTCAATTGATTTTGGCTACAGCAGAACCGTTGTGTCTGGATCCCTCGATATCTGTCACCTGCACCACCAACCGTCTACTCTACAACAAGCAGAAGATGAACACGCGATCAATGAGACG GTGTTTTAGAAGACACTCGCGAGCGGCTCTGAACCGACAGCAGGAGATGATGAACCACTGCCCAACGCTGCCCCAGCTCAGACTCCTGGACTACCTGCAGAGGAGGAAAGAGAGGAAACCCGCTCCATCAATAGACCTCAAGATCTCCAAAGCTGGAAAT TGTGTTGATATGTGGAAACAGAGCAGCTGTCAGCTCACCATCCCTGCAGATATTGAT GTGGAGAAATACGCAGTGGCGGAGAAGTCAGTCAAACTAGATGAGAATCAGCCTACTGTTTGGCCTTCACAG GACGTAAGAGACGACTACATTTTCGAGTGCGAGGTGGGAGGGCAGCCACAGAGAACGAAAGTCACGATCTTCCAGTCTATGGGGGACCCGCTCGTGTACGGCAAAATTTACAGCGCCAAAGACTCCAGATCGGAGGACGACGTCACAGACCTGCATCTCATCCACCCACC ATTCCTCATTGGTTCAAAAACAGATGCCGAGCG GTTTTTGATGCAGTATAAGGAAGTGTACGAGCGAGACGTGAAGTGTCCGGTTAAAATGGTACACAACTCGGGCATCGTGGGGCCGCAGGGTCAGATCTCCCCGACCCGAGAGACTGAG GCTGATGGTTTCTCAGCATTGGTCCAGTCTTCGGTTTTAGGCAAGGGTGTCAAACACAGACCGCCTCCTATTAAACTGCCAGCCGGCTCAGCTTGCAGCTCCTCAG GTAATCCGTACAGTACACAGGCCTCCACCGGCCATCTCAAGTGCCCGACCCCTCCACCCACAAAGAACCAGTCGCTTTCCCGAAAACACTCCATGGAACTTGGCCTGCTGTCCCCTGCTGCTCTCTCGCCCATGCAGA GATCAGGAACACCCAAGCCCTCCACGCCCACACCCACCAACACGCCCTGCTCTACGCCACACCCTGCCGATATTCAGAGTGCCACACCCTCAGTAACGCCCACCCCTCAGGACCCCACGCTCACACAGCAGCCTACCCTACTGACTTCGTTTGCACAGCAGCAGATGGCCCTGAATCAGGGTCTGCCCGTCATGACGATCCCCTTACCCACATCCGGCACCACTACTTCACAGGTCATGACCAACCCAGCTGGGCTGAACTTCATCAACGTGGTGGGCTCTGTTTG TCCACAGACTCTGATGGGCGGCTCGAACCCAATGCTGGGCTCTGGCATCCCCCTGAGTGGACTTCTCCCTTCTGGTGGTCTCATGTCTGGGGCATTGCCTGCCATGCAGCCTACTGCTCCAACAG CAGGTGGACCCTTCAGCCTGAACAGCAGCCCGGGACTACGACCGCTCAACCTTTTGCAG ATCCCCACAGGGCCACTGATTTTTAATTCTTTACAGCAGCAGCAATTGTCTCAGTTTTCCCCACAGCAGCAAAGCAGCCACTCCGCCACTTCCAGCCCCCAGCAGCAGGGGGAGTCG GCTGATGCTGGACTGACGCCAGATCAGGGGCTTTCCGCCCAACAGACCGCGGTCATCAACCTCACCGGAGTGGGAAGCTTCATGTCTCCTCAGGCAGCAG TGCTGTCCCAGCTGGGTTGTGGTCTGGATGGGTCCGGCCCCGGCCTGCCATCCCCGAGGCTCCAGCAACAGCACCAGCCACAGATCCAA
- the supt20 gene encoding transcription factor SPT20 homolog isoform X3: protein MQQVLEYALDRAEYIVESARQRPAKRRVSSSGRKSLYQKLYELYIEECEKEPELKKLRRNVNLLEKLVSQESVSCLVVNLYPGNEGYSLMLRGKNGSDSETIRLRYEEGELLEYLDAEELPPILVDLLEKSQVNIFHCGCVIAEVRDYRQSGNAKMPTYQSRHVLLRPTMQTLICDVHAMTSDQHKWTQDDKLQLESQLILATAEPLCLDPSISVTCTTNRLLYNKQKMNTRSMRRCFRRHSRAALNRQQEMMNHCPTLPQLRLLDYLQRRKERKPAPSIDLKISKAGNCVDMWKQSSCQLTIPADIDVEKYAVAEKSVKLDENQPTVWPSQDVRDDYIFECEVGGQPQRTKVTIFQSMGDPLVYGKIYSAKDSRSEDDVTDLHLIHPPFLIGSKTDAERFLMQYKEVYERDVKCPVKMVHNSGIVGPQGQISPTRETEADGFSALVQSSVLGKGVKHRPPPIKLPAGSACSSSGNPYSTQASTGHLKCPTPPPTKNQSLSRKHSMELGLLSPAALSPMQRSGTPKPSTPTPTNTPCSTPHPADIQSATPSVTPTPQDPTLTQQPTLLTSFAQQQMALNQGLPVMTIPLPTSGTTTSQVMTNPAGLNFINVVGSVCSPQTLMGGSNPMLGSGIPLSGLLPSGGLMSGALPAMQPTAPTGGPFSLNSSPGLRPLNLLQIPTGPLIFNSLQQQQLSQFSPQQQSSHSATSSPQQQGESADAGLTPDQGLSAQQTAVINLTGVGSFMSPQAAVLSQLGCGLDGSGPGLPSPRLQQQHQPQIQLQFLQHQMQQQQMGMAVGAAAQAALPRQHSANQPRSKRKRSTPQPLPKS, encoded by the exons atg CAACAAGTTCTAGAATATGCATTGGATCGGGCTGAG TACATTGTTGAAAGTGCTCGTCAGCGACCGGCGAAGAGACGAGTGTCCTCAAGTGGAAGGAAATCCTTATATCAGAAACTTTATGAATTGTACATTGAAGAGTGTGAAAAGGAACCCGAGTTGAAG AAACTGAGAAGAAATGTGAATCTACTAGAGAAACTTGTATCGCAAGAGTCGGTCTCATGTCTGGTGGTCAACTTGTATCCTGGAAATGAAGGATATTCTCTCATGCTCCGAGGAAAGAATGGATCTG ATTCAGAAACGATTCGTCTTCGATATGAGGAGGGAGAGTTGCTGGAGTACCTGGATGCTGAGGAGCTGCCGCCCATCCTCGTAGACCTTTTAGAAAAATCACAA GTGAACATTTTTCACTGTGGCTGCGTCATAGCAGAGGTCAGGGACTACAGACAGTCCGGCAATGCAAAAATGCCCACCTACCAGAGCCGACACGTACTGCTGAGACCCACTATGCAG ACCCTGATCTGTGATGTTCATGCTATGACAAGTGATCAACACAAGTGGACACAG GATGATAAACTTCAGCTGGAGAGTCAATTGATTTTGGCTACAGCAGAACCGTTGTGTCTGGATCCCTCGATATCTGTCACCTGCACCACCAACCGTCTACTCTACAACAAGCAGAAGATGAACACGCGATCAATGAGACG GTGTTTTAGAAGACACTCGCGAGCGGCTCTGAACCGACAGCAGGAGATGATGAACCACTGCCCAACGCTGCCCCAGCTCAGACTCCTGGACTACCTGCAGAGGAGGAAAGAGAGGAAACCCGCTCCATCAATAGACCTCAAGATCTCCAAAGCTGGAAAT TGTGTTGATATGTGGAAACAGAGCAGCTGTCAGCTCACCATCCCTGCAGATATTGAT GTGGAGAAATACGCAGTGGCGGAGAAGTCAGTCAAACTAGATGAGAATCAGCCTACTGTTTGGCCTTCACAG GACGTAAGAGACGACTACATTTTCGAGTGCGAGGTGGGAGGGCAGCCACAGAGAACGAAAGTCACGATCTTCCAGTCTATGGGGGACCCGCTCGTGTACGGCAAAATTTACAGCGCCAAAGACTCCAGATCGGAGGACGACGTCACAGACCTGCATCTCATCCACCCACC ATTCCTCATTGGTTCAAAAACAGATGCCGAGCG GTTTTTGATGCAGTATAAGGAAGTGTACGAGCGAGACGTGAAGTGTCCGGTTAAAATGGTACACAACTCGGGCATCGTGGGGCCGCAGGGTCAGATCTCCCCGACCCGAGAGACTGAG GCTGATGGTTTCTCAGCATTGGTCCAGTCTTCGGTTTTAGGCAAGGGTGTCAAACACAGACCGCCTCCTATTAAACTGCCAGCCGGCTCAGCTTGCAGCTCCTCAG GTAATCCGTACAGTACACAGGCCTCCACCGGCCATCTCAAGTGCCCGACCCCTCCACCCACAAAGAACCAGTCGCTTTCCCGAAAACACTCCATGGAACTTGGCCTGCTGTCCCCTGCTGCTCTCTCGCCCATGCAGA GATCAGGAACACCCAAGCCCTCCACGCCCACACCCACCAACACGCCCTGCTCTACGCCACACCCTGCCGATATTCAGAGTGCCACACCCTCAGTAACGCCCACCCCTCAGGACCCCACGCTCACACAGCAGCCTACCCTACTGACTTCGTTTGCACAGCAGCAGATGGCCCTGAATCAGGGTCTGCCCGTCATGACGATCCCCTTACCCACATCCGGCACCACTACTTCACAGGTCATGACCAACCCAGCTGGGCTGAACTTCATCAACGTGGTGGGCTCTGTTTG TAGTCCACAGACTCTGATGGGCGGCTCGAACCCAATGCTGGGCTCTGGCATCCCCCTGAGTGGACTTCTCCCTTCTGGTGGTCTCATGTCTGGGGCATTGCCTGCCATGCAGCCTACTGCTCCAACAG GTGGACCCTTCAGCCTGAACAGCAGCCCGGGACTACGACCGCTCAACCTTTTGCAG ATCCCCACAGGGCCACTGATTTTTAATTCTTTACAGCAGCAGCAATTGTCTCAGTTTTCCCCACAGCAGCAAAGCAGCCACTCCGCCACTTCCAGCCCCCAGCAGCAGGGGGAGTCG GCTGATGCTGGACTGACGCCAGATCAGGGGCTTTCCGCCCAACAGACCGCGGTCATCAACCTCACCGGAGTGGGAAGCTTCATGTCTCCTCAGGCAGCAG TGCTGTCCCAGCTGGGTTGTGGTCTGGATGGGTCCGGCCCCGGCCTGCCATCCCCGAGGCTCCAGCAACAGCACCAGCCACAGATCCAA